The region GCGTCATACGTATCATCATCACCCGCAATAGCAGATCTTAACAAAGATGATACTGTGGAAGTGGCAGTGGGAATCGGTTTTTATGCTTGCTGCTTTAACGGGGCAACGGGAGCAATAAAATGGAGTTATCAAACCGGGGATGCAGTAAAGTCATCGCCTGCGATAGCGGATCTGGATGGGGATGATACGCTTGAGGTCTTGTTCGGAAACCAGAAAGGAAAGGTTTTATGTTTTAATGGAATAACAGGAAGAGTAAAATGGTATTACCAAAAGCCGACAGCAGGAGAAATTCATAGGGGAATATCAGTGGCAGATTTGAATATGGATAATACGCTGGAAGTTGTTATACCGGATATGGCTAATTTTAAGGTAGTTTGTCTTAGCGGACTGAACGGGGCAGTCTTATGGCAAAAAAGTTTATATGACGACATTCATGACATAACAATTGCAGATATTGATAACGATGGATGTGTGGAGTTGGTAGTCGGAACTTACGGAGGCAATGCTGTTTGGGCACTCGATGATATAAGTAATTCCACTAACTGTGGATGTATGAAGGTAGAAGAAAAATTAAATATTAAAAATCAAATATCAAATATGGAAATAAGAAAAAATAAGATTTATCTGGATGTTCCGAATACGATGGAAGCAAATATAAAACTATATGATTTATGTGGGAGGATGAAAGAGGTTGTTTATGCAGGAATTCTTAATGAAGGCACGTATACCTTTACCTCACATATAAAAACCAATGGTATCTATTTTGTAAATCTATCAGCAGGCACTCATAAAGAAACTCAAAAATTAATTTTGATAAAATAACAAGTTTGGATAACTTATATTATCAGAAGTTGATTTCTGATTTTTTAAAAAGGGAGGTATGTGTCTTGAAGTAAATGGTATCCATTAACCGAAGATGACATTTCTACTTACCTTGTAATAAATGACAGTAGGATTAAATTGTTATGTTAAGGAGAAATATATGGAACTAAAAATAAAAGATTTTTTACAATTAAAAGAAGAAGAAGTTTTTCTTGCGTTAGAAAAGACTTCTGAAGAAAAGGATAGAACTTACTATGCAAATTTACTTAGGACTGTTATTACCCCTGAGCAAGCTATTCTTTGGCTTCAAAAATGGGATTCTGTTGACTTTGACTTAGTTAAACGTGTTATTTGGGCACTTGGTGAAACCCATAATTCAAAGGTGGCTAGTATCATATATCCTTATATTGAACACAAAGATGAACAAATTGCCGGAGTTGCTATTTCTGCCCTTCTTAAAACAAATCCTAAGAAACTGAGAGAAATTATATCTAAATTGCCATTACCCAAAAGCTCTGAAATGCAAAAAAGGATAGAATATGCGAAAAGGATAGTAGAAAATGGAGGGAAAAACAATTGTAGCATAACCATTCTAAAGGTTGAAGATTTGGAAAATGTACATGAAATATGGGACAGTTTTCTAACAGATGGATATAGTTCTGGAGAAATATGCAGTATAGAGTGCTATCAACGTTATGTCCCAGCTGTAGTCGGCAACTTAGCAGGGCTGTGGCATACATATCTCATTCCTATTACAGGGAACCTTGCATCTATAGCATTGTGGGAAATAGGTAAAATGTTAATCAATACTCTCAAAAAACTTGTTGATAAAAAAGAACGGGTAGATATTGATTTAGACACTGCTGTTTTATTAGCGAGAGCAACTCTAGATAAAACTATTGCAGAAAATGTAGAAATCGCTCGAGCAGTTGAAATTTGCGATTTCTTATATGAAGAATATAGATATATAGAAGCCCGATTTTTAGTAGAATTTAGTGATAGCAAAAACAATTATAAAGTAGTTCTTGCGTCAGATGGTAAAATCGTCAGTTCTATATTGGATAAAAAATAATTAAAATAAATTAGGAGGTGTAAAATGGCAAAAAATCTCGAAGACAGTTACGAAGTAAGCGAGGGAGAAGTAAGGTTGACAATAATTATTGGCAACGCACAAATTGGGACTTCTTCTGTAAAGTTAAATGACACATTATTACATACTGGTGACATTTCCGGGTTACTAATCGGAAAGGGACCAGAAATCTCAGGAAAAATACTGTCAATTAAAACAGTTGTAACTGATGTAAACGACAAAACAAATCTTACCAACGTTTACTATGAATTAAAGGGTGGGAAAGTAGATAAAAAATACAATCTGGAAGAACTTGCTTTGGAAGATGGAGCATCAGTTATCTATCGTGCGAAATTTAATTTAGAAGCCTAAAAATAATAGGGAGGGACTATGATTAAAATATTTAGAAATTTTCTCAAATTGACATTTTTTATGTGGGGTATTGTTGCTTTCATTCCCTTATGTGTGATGGCAGAAAGTATTGATTTAAACAATCTAAAAGCCCCTTCTTCTCCAGCATTTGTCCTACTTGGCGTTGAACCAACTTCCGTTGAATCTCCTAATAATCTAAAAACTTTCGCATTGAATCTCATATCTTCATCTATGGATGCGGGTTTTATACCACAGAGTTACGCTGTTGAAGTAGCACCTTACTGGTTGAGTTCTCATCCGACTTTAACTTTTGAAGATTACTACAACGCCAACTTAAAGCAAAGAATACTCCAAACGACATCTCTTTCTCTGGCAACATCAAAATTGAGAGTTGAAATGGATGATTCTATTGGAACAAGCTTAGGTTTTGGCTTCCGAACTGACATCTTGGCGGGGAAAGCTAGCAAAAGATTATCTTCATATGTTGATTCACTTAAGAAAATACAAGAAAATATTGTAAATACTGATATTGAAAACGAGGAGAAAAGCCTTGGGAAAGAAGCTCAACGGATTGCCTTAGAAATCCAAAAGGAAAATAAAAATCGTGTTGGAAATACTGTAGAACTTGCAGGAGCTCTTGTAGCCGACTTCCCTGAAAATAATTTTGACAAGGAAGAAATTACTAAACTAGGTACGTGGATTACATGGGCTTATAATTGGGAAAAACCCACTATAGATGCTATTTTCGTTGCTCGATATATCTTTGATCGGGAAAAAGAAAATAAGAATGTTTTTGATTTGGGTAGCCGTATCTTGTGGCAATCTAATCGTTTTGAATTATCTGCAGAACTTGTAGGACGACTGGGAGAAAATACTTTAGGTCAAAATGATATTTTTTATCGTTTAGTAGGGACATTTGAGTATTGCCTTACTGAAAACTTGTATCTCACTACTTCTTTTGGCAGAAATTACGATATGGATAAAACTGGTAAGGGGACATTAATCGCCACTGTAGAAACAAATTTCGGATTTGGGACACCCAAACTCGGATTCTAAAAGACATAGTAAAAAACTTGACAAAATATTCAAGATTATTAAATTGTTTGGATGACTAGGCAGAAACAATTTAAGTGGGAAATAAATGGATAGTAATAAAAACAATTCTATTATGTTCTTTTTAGGTGCAGGTGCATCTGTTAAAGCGGGTGTCCCGGACACTTATACTTTTACAAAACAATTTCGGGATTGGTTAAGAGCAGAAGATGTACAAAAATGGGAAACCCTCGAGAAAATAATTGAAATTGTAAAAAAATATAGAAAAGATTCAGAAATAGACATCGAATTACTTTTAGAACTTCTAACGAAACTAGCCACGAAAGACCATGAATTATTAACTAAGTTTTACGAAAATGGCAAATTTCTCCTTGAAAATTATTCAGATAAAAGACCTATAATATGGGACTTAAAAAAGTTCATAAAGTTAAAAACAATAGTTTCGTCCGAAGAAAAAGTTAAATATTTGCAAACTCTTTTAGATTTCGATTTCCCTTTAGATATTATTTCTGTTAATTATGATACTTGCATAGAACTGCTATGCAATTCCTATAACGTGAAATACCAAGATGGTTTCGATACTCATTGGAACCCAAAAGTTTTTGATGAAAACACAGATATCAGGTTATATAAACTACATGGTTCTGTAATGTGGTACAAAAGCGATAAAGGTGGTTATGTTAAATCATCTGTTATGGAAAAGGATATTAAAAGTCAACTTATGACAGGGGAAACAATAGAAAACTTAATGCTTTACCCTGCACAGAAATGGGAATTTATTGAAGAGCCTTTTTTTGAGTTGCTAACAAGAGTAAAACATTTACTTGAATCAGAAACATTAGAATTTCTTGTTGTTGCCGGATATTCCTTTAGGGATAACCCCATAAGGCAAATGTTATGGGATGTAGCCGCGAAAAATAAGAATCTAAAAGTTATTCTTGTTGCTCCTAATGCTTATAGTATTTATTTAGAAAAATTAAAGAGTTATGATAATTTGATAGACTCTTCTCTAAAAGGGAGAGTAATATGTCTACCTTATATATTTGAAGAAATATTACCACATTTAAGAAATTATTGCTTAAAAGACCTAAAAAATGCGGTGAACTATATGTCTTTTTGTCAAAAAGGAGAAAAAGAGAATGATAAAAACATTAGTTGGATACATTGCCTTGATTCTTCTCTCAGTGCAGAGTATATAGAACAAGCAGACCTTATTTTAAAAGAAAAAATCAGCTCGGCAGATTTTGAAAGGAGTGAAGAACTTAGCATTAGTTTATTTTTTAAGATGTACTTAATTTCTCTTATTTTACAAAAAGAAGGTTGGCAGGGATACTACACGAAGTTTTTTTCTCTACTGAAAAAAATATTTATTGAGAAAATTCAAATCGGGTTTAATAGTTACCTTGGAGAAAATGATTCTAGGATTAACATACATTTTAATTTGCATAAAACTAGCGAAACAGGTTATTCTTTTATTGGGCAAGAAACTCTAATTAAAATAATGAATGAATTATTAGTATTTCTTGAACAAAGGACGAAAAAAATTTCAACAGATACATATAAAAAATTAAATTTGCAAATAAAAAAAACACAAACTTTGCTAAATAATATAAAAAATTACTTAAAGGATATCCATTTAGAAAATAGTCATTCAGATGATATTTCTGTTACTAGATATTTGGCTATAAGAGAAAATAAAATTCCAAAACAGGAAGAATTTTTGGAAAAATGTGAAACACATCGGGAATACGTAGCCTTAGAGCATCGTAGAACTACTAAAGGAGAATCGTTAATATCCCATGCAAAAGATATTAAAAAAATTAATGAAGAATTAGGACTTGTTATTAAAGGAATAGAATCAAAAATATTGCAAGATATTATTAAAGAATAAATAGCAACGAATACATTACTGTTCATAGTATTAACTACCTCTGCTTCTAGTAATTTCAACTACCTCCCCTCCCACGACCACACCGCCGAAATCGTCTCCCACACCGCATATACCCTCAAATACGACGAAAAATACGAACAGGCAGATTGGGTAGCATACAAATTAACTGCTGGAATGGTTCAGGAGAGTAAATACAAGAGAACTAATAAGTTTAGACCAGACCCAGCAGTAAGAACAGGCTCTGCAAAACCGTCAGATTACGCAAAATCAGGATATGACAAAGGACATCTGTGCCCTGCGGGAGATATGGCGTGTGATTCAACTGCAATGTCAGAATCTTTTTATATGTCAAACATGAGTCCACAGAAGCCGGGATTCAACAGGGGAATATGGAAAAAATTAGAAGAGCAAGTAAGAGAGTGGGCAGTAGAAGATGATGTAATTTATGTTGTTACAGGACCAATTTTATCAGGCAATCTTGCAACAATAGGGAAAGATAAAATTGCTGTGCCAAAATACTACTACAAAGTCATCCTTGATTATGAAGAGCCTGAGTTCAAAGGCATCGGATTTGTTTTACCAAATAAATCGTCAACTAAGCCATTAACGCAATATGCGGTTACGATTGATTCCGTAGAACACTTGACTGGGATTGATTTCTTTGCTGCGTTGCCGGATTCGGTGGAAAGAGTGGTAGAATCACACGCTGACATTAATAGATGGGAAGGAGCAAAGCGAAGTATTAACCAAGGTGTTTTGGGGTATGTGTTATTCTATAAAGGTGATTTTATGCCAGAAATAATTACTCCTGGTCAAAAATCCAGCAGGAGTGGAACAGTTACCCCAGTTGTAAGAGAAATTTATGTATACAGTCTTACACCACATAATAGCAATTTTGTACGTCAAGTTGGTTATGGAGCATTCTATTCAAAAATCTATACAAAATTAATTGCAAAGACAAAATCAGATAGTACAGGTTTTTTCCAAATAGAGTTGCCTCCCGGGAAATACAGTTTCTTTGTAAAAGAGGATTCTCTATTTTATGCCAATGGAATTGATAGTGCAGGTAACATATTGTCTTCGACTGTAACTAAAAACTCTATGACAAAACTACAAATAGATATAAGTTATTTGAGGTATGATTAAAAGAACCGTGCGAGGTGTGTGGACCGTAGTGAAAAATATTGACAAAGCCTTTTAACAAACTACAGTGATTTTTAAGTAGCAATAGGAGGCAATCAATGGAAGATTACTTTGAAAAAATGAAAAAGGTATGGCAAGAATTTTCAAATGCTGTTGAGAAAAAGGACATAAAATTGCTGAAAGAATTAGTTACAAACCAAGAAAAAATGGAAACGATTTCTAATTTGCCAAAACTTTTCTGGGATATTAAAGAGATGGATAAAGGGGACACACCTTCAGTGATATATGATGCAATTGTTGAACATGGATATAAAAGATTGTCGGACGAGTCTTGTCCTTCTTGTGGTGCACAAATGAAATCCGCGTATGCCGGTTACGAGATGTTTGAAGGAGTTCCCTCTGTTTGTCCCCAATGTAAGAAGCTATTCATCTGTGGTAAGGGAAGTGGTCCCGATGAAGCAGAATATAAAGAAGGCGAGAAGCCAGAAGATTTTATATGGACAAAAGAACAATTCAGAGCACACTTCTTCGAAAATTCTTAACAATGTTTTTCGGGGTTTTAAAAAATTCTCTTGCAAAGCAATAAACTTAAAATTAATATTCTCTTATGCTCATCAACCACATCACCCTAATAGACGTAAAGAAAGGGATGCACGAAGAGAACAGAATAGTCATAATCCAATGCAAAAATTGCGAAGACCAGAAAATCGGCAATCACATAGATTGGATAAAAGACCATATAAAGAATCCGCAGGATTGTCCCTTGCATAAATGTTCTTCTTGCAATGCGGATACGAAGTTGAAAGAAAAGGATTTACAGAAAATTAAGAAGGCACTGGATTTAACTAAAAAAATAGGAGAAGATTATGAAAAACATAAAAAGTAGTATAGATAGAGCCGTTATTTTACTTAATACTCCTTGTGAATACGACAAATACATATCTATAAAAATAATTCCCGTTCCCCACCAATGTTGCTGTTTTCATTGTTTGCCAGATGCTTGGGATACTATAAATGAACAGATATATCCTATGCATTTAGAAGACGAAGGAGATGTGTTAATAGAGAAAAATGATGAAAAATTTGTTTTAGAATGTCATGAAAGCGGCCCGGAAATCATTAGTTACCTCGGACTTGGGATAGGAGCTATTAATTTGATAATTAATCTTGTAAAAGCTATTCAAAATGAAAAACACAAGCGAATTGGAAGGTTAAAAATTGTCCAATGTCGTATGATTAAAACTGAGTTTGAGGAAGAAGAAACTATTACAGAAATAGAGTTACCGCTTTCTAATGAACTGATAAAAAAATTAAACGAAACTCTAAAAGATGCTATTGAAAAGAAAGATTAGTTAAAAACTTTAACAATAAGAATTGTATAGATTTGCTACATTGTGCAAAAACTGTTGACATCCATTAAAATTTATTTATCTTAAAATATAAACATAGTTCTTTGATACCTAATTCGTAACTTGCTTGTTTTAGAAGCCTGACACGGCCGAGTAAGTTACCCCAATGGCGAAAGCTATATTGGGGGTGGTCTGTTGCTCCTAGTCCGTGTCAGGTAGTCACGACTTCGGTCGTGGCTGAGCAATTAGACTGCCCCTTTTTATTTGCGGGGCAAAAATGATTAAATGCAAAAAAAGTGTAAAATCTGTAGTCAATATTTTGTTCCGGATAAATTTCATCCTCATCAAAAGATATGCAGTACTCAAGGTTGCCAGCTTGAACGCAGAAAAAGATACAAGATTGCCTATGACAAGCTATGGCGAAAAAACCATCCTGATTATTACAAGAAATATATGAAAGAATACCACAAATTATAAGCAAAGGTCTTTTCGCAAAGACCTTTGCTATTCCCTTTATTTGCATTATTTTTACCACGGGAGGTGAAAAAATTAAAATCGTATAATGTTAAACAATTCAGAATCGAGCCTTTAATGGCTGGAAAGGAGAAGATATGAAAACAATAAAAATGGTAGGAGTGGTAGGGTTAGCATGCATTCTATTGGAATGTTCCATTGTCAATATTGCCGCAGATACACCAAAATACCTTGAAAATTCTTCTACTTCCGGCGGGTATTTTGCTTGGGGAAGCGATACATGGCAACCAGGCACTCATAAAGAAAAAGAATATGCAGAAACCCGAGTGGTGACTATCTACACACAATCCCTGACTCACCCGACATACCTGAACGCCAACATTCATTATAGTCAAAACAGTGGTACTGTTACGGTAGGTATTTATATCAGCACTAGCCAACAAATGGTTATTGATGTGCAAAACTCACCTTACCATCACTCACACTGGTGGAATGGAGACAATGCTAATTTTGACCATTATGTAGGGCAAGCAGTAGTGGATGGAGCAGGCGAGTTAGTTTCTTTCGATATCGAGAGCTGGATTTCTTCGAATCCCTCTGATCAATACTATATAGCCTTTATCAACAATAACTTGACCAAAGATGCCGTAGTGGAGCAGGTATGGTTGGGCCCGCAAGGTACCTACGGGAAAGAAGAAGAGAAAGCAGAGGTTTCAAAGAGTGTTTCATTACAACAAAACAAACCAAATCCTGTTCTTTCAACTACCTCTATCGAATACAACATTCCTAAGAAAAGCTACGTATGTTTAGAAATTTATAATGAAACAGGTCAATTAGTAAAAACACTTTACAATGGAGAAGTTAAAGAAGGTAACCATACGACTATTTGGGATGGAAAAACTATTGAAGGCAAAAAGGCACCATCAGGCAATTATTTTTATGCACTCAAGGTTAAAGGCAAGACAGTTACAAAAAAAGCAATTGTTCTTCAATAAGACTTGAACATAAAAAGCCCTTCTCGTAGTTGAGGAGGGCTTTTTCACATATACAGTGATTCTCCTATTGACAAAACTGACAAAAAAACTCACTATAAACAGGAATAGAAAAACCACAAAAAGATGAGAGATATATTGATTCTTATCGGGTGTCTTATCGTCTCTTTTGCCATTATAATGGTTTTGCTGCCTATTTTAGTTATATGTGGAATTATGCTGTTTTTCAGTTCCTGCGGGAGAAGATTTGAGATAGATTGAAATTCTTACATACTTTTGGGATTTTTTAGGTTGACTTTCGTAGAAAATTATATATATTGGTAAAACATTTTAGTTTTATGGCTACAACAACAATTTTTATATCTCATAGTAAAAGAGATCAAGAGTTAATTGGCGTTATAGGTTATAATTTCAGGCAAATAGACGTTACCCCAATCTTAGAGGAATATAGTCCTGAAAGTTCTCCGCCATACGAGAAGATTGATAGAGATATTGCAAGCTCTTCAGCCGTTTTTGTGTTTTTGACACAAAATGCAAAAATCACTGATTATACTCAAAACTGGATTAATTATGAAATAACAAAAGCTCATGATTTACAAAAACCGACATTTGTTATCGAAGATGTTAATAATCTTGTTCATTTTCCGATACCGAAACTTAGTAATTATATCTTGTATGACCCGACAAAAGTGGAGGATTGGAAGCTGTTACAAAAACTTGCTAATAAAATCAAGGAAAGTTTGAAATCCAATGCGCCATTGGTTGGTTTACTGATAGGAGCTACTGCGGGAGCATTAGTATCAAAAAAAGATAAACTTGCGGGAGCATTAATTGGTTCTATTTTGGGAGGAATATTTGGCTCATTAGTTTCTTCTTCTCCTTCTTCAGAGCAATTAAAAGCTCCCTATCAATTAAAATGCGCTAACTGTGGAATTGTTTTTAATCTTTTTACGAATACTTTTATTAAAACATTACAATGTCCTTCCTGTAGGACAGGCTTGTATTTGACAGATTAACAAGTTTATTGAAAAAACATTGACATTGTCGGGTTATGGAATAAAACGTAATAAAATTAGGAATAAGAAAATTTAAAAAGAATAGAATTGATAAAATATTTATACTATTAATTAAAAGAGGATTACGATGGCAAACAGTCAGATTAATGTCTTAGAGAATGTAAAAGCAGGAGGTGTACTAGAACATACAGGACAATTATCAGAGCAATATACTACTATTTGTGATATTAACCTTAGAAAAATAAAAGGCCAGTTTTTCACTCCTGATAAAGTCAGCAGATTTATGGCAAACTTATTTGAGATTAAACAGGACACCATCCGGCTTTTGGACCCTGGTGCAGGGACAGGAATGCTAATAGCTGCTTTTTGTGAGAATCTATTAAACCTTGGGGTTAAAAATATATATTTAACTGTAGATGCCTATGAAAACGACTCTGGTGTTTTATCTGTGTTAAAAGATGTTTTGGAAGACTGCAAGAAAAGGTTAATAAATGCAGGGAATGAATTTCAATACAATATTTATCAAGAAGACTTTATTTTGTATAATGAAAGATATTTAGAAAAACCTAATTTATTCTGGGCAAATAGCAAGAATAATAACGTTTTATACGATTTTGTAATATGTAATCCCCCTTATTACAAATTAAACAAGAGTTCATCCCAATCTATCGCAATGTCAGAAATAGTTTCAGGACAACCTAATATTTATGCCCTTTTTATGGCATTATCTGCGCATATGTTAGATACCGGCGGAGAGATGGTTTTCATCACACCAAGAAGTTTTTGTTCCGGACTATATTACAAGAAATTCAGAGAATGGATTTTAAAAAACGTCAAGGTAACAAACATACACATCTTTGAATCCAGAAAGGATGTGTTTGACAAGGATAATGTGCTTCAGGAGAACGTAATAATAAAACTAAAAAAAACAGATAAAAATGACAGGATAACTGTAACAAGCAGTGAAACTAAATCTTTTGATAATACAAAAAAAATTACAGTGCCTTATGACAATGCAATATACCATAAAAATGGAGATACATTTATAAGAATACCCACTACCCTTTTAGATTTAGAGATATTGCATACTATTGATACATGGCCTAAAACATTAAAAGAATTAGGATTGGAAATCTCTACAGGCCCGGTTGTTCCTTTTCGTGCAGAAAAACATCTGATATCCAAACTTACGGAAAAACAGGAAGCTCCCCTTATATGGATGCATAATCTCCAGAATACGAAGGTCGTATACCCGTTAAAGAAGAGTGGCAAGCAAGAGGCAATTAGAATATGTGATGAAACAAAATCCCTTTTATTGCCCTTAAAGAATTATGTCTTGTTAAAACGGTTTAGTTCGAAAGAGCAGAAAAAACGGCTATATGCTGCTGTATTGTTAGAATCAGAATTCCCTTACAAGACTATCGGGCTTGAGAATCATGTAAACTACATACATAAACCTAACGGAACTTTATCTGTTTATGAGGTTCTTGGTATTGCAGCAATATTAAATACAAATATTGTTGATAGTTTCTTTAGGACTTTTAACGGCAATACTCAGGTAAATGCCACGGACATTAGGAGTTTGCCTTTGCCAAGCATTGAAGATATTATAAAAATTGGAAAAATGGTTTGTAAAATTAAACCTCAAAATGAGCACGATTTAGACAGAATTGTTGGTGAAGTATTGAATATTAGTCCCAAAATTATAAAAAATAAGAATGGGAGGAAAAATTTAAAATGCCTAAAATAAAAGACGCCATTGATATCTTAAAAGAAATAGGGCTCCCGAAAGCACAACAAAATGAGCGTTCCTCTTTAACATTATTGGCTTTGTTAAATTTAAAGGAAAATGTGTCTTGGTCGGAGTCTAAAAAGCGAATTATAAGAATTCATGATATTTTAGTTTTCATTCAAGAAAACTATGGGAAAAAATATGCTGAAAATACAAGAGAAACAATAAGACGCCAGACACTTCACCAGTTTGAGCAAGCGGGAATAGTGGCAAGAAACACCGATGATTCATCCAGACCTACAAATAGCCCTAATACAGTATATACTATTACTGACGAAGCTTTAGAAGCTATCGGCAAATATGGGACATCTAATTGGCAAAGTGCTTTACAGAAATTCGTGAAAAACAAAGGCAAATTATCTGAAAAATACGAGAAGAGAAGAAAGGAACTTTTTATCCCTTTAGAGTTACCGGATGGAACTTCCGTCAAACTTTCGCCGGGAAAACACAATGAACTACAAGTTCAAATAATCAATCAATTTCAGACAAGATTTTGTAAAGGAGCTAAGTTAGTTTATCTTGGCGATACCGCAATAAAGGAATTACGTGTGGAAAAAGCCCTATTGGAAGAGTTGAAAATTCCAATGACAAAACACGATAAACTGCCAGACGTAATTCTCTATGATTCCCAGAAAAACCAGCTTTTCTTAATAGAGGCCGTTACGGCACATGGTCCTGTTTCACCTAAACGCCAAATGGAATTGGAAGAAGTGCTGAAAGAGTGCAAAGCAAAGAAAATATATATAAGCGCATTTCCGGATTTCCATGAATTTAAGAAGTACATTGATAACATCGCTTGGGAAACCGAGGTGTGGCTGGCAGACAATCCTGACCATATGATTCATTTTAACGGGGATAAATTTCTCAATGTTTAGCAAATTAAAGGAGTAAACAAAAAACCGATAAAAAATAATAACAAACATGAACTTGCCTGAACCATCATCTAAACAATTTTCAAGTTTAATAGAAGATATATCTTCAGGTAGATTAAAAATACCTCAATTTCAAAGAGAATTTATTTGGGAAATTAAAAAATGTGCTAGTTTATTAGATAGTATTGTCAAAGGTTATCCGGTTGGGACATTTATTTTCTGGAAAACTAAAGAAAGATTACGTACTGTAAAAAATATTGGCAATTTAGATTTGCCAGAACCACCAAAAGGAGATTTTGTAAATTTCATTCTTGACGGACAACAGAGAATAACAAGCTTGTTTACTGCATTAAAAGGAGAAAAAGTAGTTCGTGGGGATGGGAAAGAAGAGGATTTCTCTGAATTTTATATTGATTTGGAAGCAAAAGAAGACGAAAAAATTGTTACTACGGAAATTGATGATAAGGAGAAAAGCCAAA is a window of bacterium DNA encoding:
- a CDS encoding SIR2 family protein — encoded protein: MDSNKNNSIMFFLGAGASVKAGVPDTYTFTKQFRDWLRAEDVQKWETLEKIIEIVKKYRKDSEIDIELLLELLTKLATKDHELLTKFYENGKFLLENYSDKRPIIWDLKKFIKLKTIVSSEEKVKYLQTLLDFDFPLDIISVNYDTCIELLCNSYNVKYQDGFDTHWNPKVFDENTDIRLYKLHGSVMWYKSDKGGYVKSSVMEKDIKSQLMTGETIENLMLYPAQKWEFIEEPFFELLTRVKHLLESETLEFLVVAGYSFRDNPIRQMLWDVAAKNKNLKVILVAPNAYSIYLEKLKSYDNLIDSSLKGRVICLPYIFEEILPHLRNYCLKDLKNAVNYMSFCQKGEKENDKNISWIHCLDSSLSAEYIEQADLILKEKISSADFERSEELSISLFFKMYLISLILQKEGWQGYYTKFFSLLKKIFIEKIQIGFNSYLGENDSRINIHFNLHKTSETGYSFIGQETLIKIMNELLVFLEQRTKKISTDTYKKLNLQIKKTQTLLNNIKNYLKDIHLENSHSDDISVTRYLAIRENKIPKQEEFLEKCETHREYVALEHRRTTKGESLISHAKDIKKINEELGLVIKGIESKILQDIIKE
- a CDS encoding FlgD immunoglobulin-like domain containing protein, whose amino-acid sequence is MVGVVGLACILLECSIVNIAADTPKYLENSSTSGGYFAWGSDTWQPGTHKEKEYAETRVVTIYTQSLTHPTYLNANIHYSQNSGTVTVGIYISTSQQMVIDVQNSPYHHSHWWNGDNANFDHYVGQAVVDGAGELVSFDIESWISSNPSDQYYIAFINNNLTKDAVVEQVWLGPQGTYGKEEEKAEVSKSVSLQQNKPNPVLSTTSIEYNIPKKSYVCLEIYNETGQLVKTLYNGEVKEGNHTTIWDGKTIEGKKAPSGNYFYALKVKGKTVTKKAIVLQ
- a CDS encoding PQQ-binding-like beta-propeller repeat protein, translating into MISILTLFLFQQTYAAGIWTQYGATLGNTHLQAMRGAMFSAPDVKWCDTTRNGIESFGATVADVDKDDSMEVFIGSCDSSFYCINGTTKRIKWSYKTRKEIYSSSALADVDKDDTMEVVFASRDSSVYCVNGATGKPEWIYATSGEIRSSPLVSDIDKDDTMEVIIGSYGGKIYSLNALTGQVKWSYATGCASIESSPAVEIDVKGNDTILVFIGSNNLYCLNGTNGRLRWSYPASYVSSSPAIADLNKDDTVEVAVGIGFYACCFNGATGAIKWSYQTGDAVKSSPAIADLDGDDTLEVLFGNQKGKVLCFNGITGRVKWYYQKPTAGEIHRGISVADLNMDNTLEVVIPDMANFKVVCLSGLNGAVLWQKSLYDDIHDITIADIDNDGCVELVVGTYGGNAVWALDDISNSTNCGCMKVEEKLNIKNQISNMEIRKNKIYLDVPNTMEANIKLYDLCGRMKEVVYAGILNEGTYTFTSHIKTNGIYFVNLSAGTHKETQKLILIK
- a CDS encoding DNA/RNA non-specific endonuclease codes for the protein MVSHTAYTLKYDEKYEQADWVAYKLTAGMVQESKYKRTNKFRPDPAVRTGSAKPSDYAKSGYDKGHLCPAGDMACDSTAMSESFYMSNMSPQKPGFNRGIWKKLEEQVREWAVEDDVIYVVTGPILSGNLATIGKDKIAVPKYYYKVILDYEEPEFKGIGFVLPNKSSTKPLTQYAVTIDSVEHLTGIDFFAALPDSVERVVESHADINRWEGAKRSINQGVLGYVLFYKGDFMPEIITPGQKSSRSGTVTPVVREIYVYSLTPHNSNFVRQVGYGAFYSKIYTKLIAKTKSDSTGFFQIELPPGKYSFFVKEDSLFYANGIDSAGNILSSTVTKNSMTKLQIDISYLRYD
- a CDS encoding Eco57I restriction-modification methylase domain-containing protein, giving the protein MANSQINVLENVKAGGVLEHTGQLSEQYTTICDINLRKIKGQFFTPDKVSRFMANLFEIKQDTIRLLDPGAGTGMLIAAFCENLLNLGVKNIYLTVDAYENDSGVLSVLKDVLEDCKKRLINAGNEFQYNIYQEDFILYNERYLEKPNLFWANSKNNNVLYDFVICNPPYYKLNKSSSQSIAMSEIVSGQPNIYALFMALSAHMLDTGGEMVFITPRSFCSGLYYKKFREWILKNVKVTNIHIFESRKDVFDKDNVLQENVIIKLKKTDKNDRITVTSSETKSFDNTKKITVPYDNAIYHKNGDTFIRIPTTLLDLEILHTIDTWPKTLKELGLEISTGPVVPFRAEKHLISKLTEKQEAPLIWMHNLQNTKVVYPLKKSGKQEAIRICDETKSLLLPLKNYVLLKRFSSKEQKKRLYAAVLLESEFPYKTIGLENHVNYIHKPNGTLSVYEVLGIAAILNTNIVDSFFRTFNGNTQVNATDIRSLPLPSIEDIIKIGKMVCKIKPQNEHDLDRIVGEVLNISPKIIKNKNGRKNLKCLK